One stretch of Diorhabda carinulata isolate Delta chromosome 5, icDioCari1.1, whole genome shotgun sequence DNA includes these proteins:
- the LOC130893932 gene encoding uncharacterized protein LOC130893932: protein MILDTTELPFFPKYQIEQYYNKNLWIIWFEAKFSQSHYNIQNTNKSSNACTLIVILLAGKCNKYDILLTNPVNSMVHLFAISMLEGNKIYDTLKQKNILKHVNLNVPEAISYGGSDISDIIEWKCLVFMEQLSKSLYKNIKSNWKQWLRADTRRHNNNLYVVLVADSRTVLFIIQFKTKTVVLIDSHLHSYTKGAFMAFTDISKLNYLCYWYSDILRKFYNSTPQLYELSFLYFLPYNN from the exons ATGATTTTGGATACAACGGAATTACCGTTTTTCCCAAAATATCAAATCGAacaatattacaataaaaatttatggattATTTGGTTCGAAGCTAAATTCTCACAATCTCATTATAACAttcaaaacacaaataaaaGTAGTAATGCCTGTACGTTAATAGTAATCCTATTAGCTGGAAAgtgtaataaatatgatatttta TTAACTAATCCCGTTAATTCAATGGTTCACCTTTTTGCTATTAGCATGTTGGaaggtaataaaatttatgatactCTCAAGCAAAAGAATATACTAAAACACGTAAATTTGAACGTACCGGAAGCGATAAGTTATGGTGGATCTGATATATCCGATATAATCGAATGg AAATGTTTGGTTTTTATGGAACAACTATCGAAAtcgttgtataaaaatataaaatcaaattggaAACAATGGCTTCGAGCTGATACTCGAAGACATAATAACAATTTGTACGTAGTATTAGTGGCAGATTCAAGAACTGTactttttataatacaattcaaaacaaaaacg GTGGTATTAATAGATTCACATCTACATAGTTATACGAAAGGAGCATTCATGGCGTTTACCGATATATCTAAATTAAATTATCTTTGTTATTGGTATAGCGATATTTTacgtaaattttataattcaacaCCGCAATTATACgaactttcatttttatattttctcccatacaataattaa
- the LOC130893930 gene encoding chitinase-like protein Idgf4 → MEVHVFSVLLLCLSAFSSAEKIVVCNYESKSHLREGQGKFDIANLDEALRFCTHLLYGYAAIDESTYHLVPMNEQFDVIKENYRHVTDLKKRFPKLKVLLSVGGNEDISGSGEEKNEKYRTILESTTHRLSFVNSAYTLIKAYNFDGLDLAWEFPETKPRKIKTGIKKVWSSIKSVFTGDSVIDENAEQHKEQFTALVKELKNALRADNYQLSLTVLPNVNSTVYYDPKNLAPYLDFIILHAFDFYTPLRNDKLADFPSPLYELIDRRNDENVDAWVRYWISHGAPAHKIVLGIATYGRSWHLSGEAKVDEIPITDLEGPGDAGPLTKEAGLLSYPEICNKVTTRITTPGGLTKIPDATKRRGVYAYRYPDKDDKGGIWIAYEDPETAAIKAQYAKAKGLGGIAVDDLTLDDFNGICGIGNVKFSILKAAVAAF, encoded by the exons ATGGAAGTTCACGTTTTTTCAGTGTTGCTTCTATGTTTATCCGCATTTTCATCAGCGGAAAAAATCGTTGTGTGCAATTATGAGTCGAAATCACATTTAAGAGAag GGCAAGGTAAATTCGATATCGCTAATTTAGATGAAGCTTTACGATTTTGTACGCATTTATTGTATGGTTACGCAGCCATCGATGAAAGCACTTATCATTTAGTACCCATGAACGAACAATTCGAcgttataaaagaaaattacagACACGTtacagatttgaaaaaaagattCCCTAAATTGAAAGTTTTACTTTCCGTTGGAGGTAATGAGGATATCTCCGGTTCCGGTGAAGAGAAAAACGAGAAATATAGAACAATC TTGGAATCAACAACTCATCGTTTGAGTTTCGTCAATTCTGCGTACACTTTAATAAAAGCATATAATTTCGATGGACTCGATTTAGCTTGGGAATTCCCGGAAACTAAACCCAGGAAAATAAAAACAGGCATTA AAAAAGTGTGGAGCAgtattaaatcagtttttacCGGGGATTCGGTAATAGATGAAAACGCCGAACAACACAAAGAACAATTTACGGCTTTAGTTAAGGAACTTAAAAATGCATTAAGGGCAGATAATTATCAACTTTCTTTGACGGTTTTACCTAACGTAAATAGTACAG tGTATTACGACCCAAAAAATCTTGCGCCATATcttgattttataatattacacgcttttgatttttatacgCCCTTACGTAACGACAAACTGGCAGATTTTCCTTCCCCTTTATACGAATTGATAGATAGACGTAACGATGAAAACGTCGACGCGTGGGTGCGATATTG gATATCTCACGGAGCCCCCGCCCATAAAATCGTATTAGGTATAGCCACTTACGGACGAAGTTGGCATTTATCAGGCGAAGCTAAAGTCGACGAAATCCCCATCACCGATTTAGAAGGACCAGGTGACGCAGGACCTCTTACCAAAGAAGCAGGATTACTGAGTTACCCCGAAATATGTAATAAAGTCACTACAAGGATTACCACCCCTGGCGGATTGACTAAAATCCCCGACGCAACTAAACGCAGGG GTGTCTATGCTTATCGGTATCCGGATAAGGACGACAAAGGGGGAATTTGGATAGCGTACGAGGATCCGGAAACTGCGGCTATTAAAGCCCAATATGCTAAAGCTAAAGGTCTCGGAGGTATTGCTGTAGATGATCTAACACTCGACGATTTTAATGGAATTTGCGGTATAGGAAACGTTAAATTCTCCATTTTGAAAGCTGCGGTGGCTGCTTTCTAA
- the LOC130893929 gene encoding chitinase-like protein Idgf4, with the protein MVDGYKIFLFVIFSCVCLSQADPRVVCYLDGKGFTRQGQGKFDIAFLDPVFQFCTHLIYGYVGVDPVTYKVKVLNEQLDINQHNLKTVAELKRRFPGLRVFLSVGGDRDITGEGNEKNLVYTTLLETVDRRLTFINSAKDLIKNYGFDGIDLAWELPRTKPKKIFSSIKKFFIGIKHTFVGPSVVDEKAEEHKEQFTAFIREFKNALRHDGLWLTLSVLPNVNSTVYFDVRQLAPHLDFVTLQNFDFYTPERNPYEADYTSPLYKIFDRKDDENGDYQVTYWMTNGMPANKINYGIRTFGRSWVLNSDTTGVPPVSIDEGPGEAGIYTQEPGLLSYNEVCTKIANAAEIQAGYLGKLRKVNDPTKKKGTYAYREPKNDVKGIWVSFEDPDTVGQISAYSRAKGIGGVAVIDLTLDDFRGLCSGDKYPLLRAARSRL; encoded by the exons ATGGTGGATGgttataaaatctttttatttgtgatattttcttGCGTCTGTCTTTCTCAAGCGGACCCCAGAGTCGTTTGTTATTTAGACGGAAAGGGTTTTACAAGACAAg GTCAAGGTAAATTCGATATCGCTTTTCTTGACCCGGTTTTTCAATTCTGTACTCACTTAATATACGGTTATGTGGGCGTTGACCCTGTGACCTATAAAGTTAAAGTCTTAAACGAACAATTGGATATAAATCAGCATAATTTGAAGACTGTAGCTGAGCTAAAAAGGAGATTCCCCGGTCTGAGAGTTTTCCTTTCAGTCGGAGGCGACAGAGATATAACTGGTGAAGGCAATGAGAAAAATCTTGTTTATACCACTTTG TTGGAGACTGTAGATCGCCGATTAACTTTCATTAATTCCGCTAAAGATCTGATTAAAAATTATGGATTCGACGGTATAGATTTAGCTTGGGAATTACCGAGAACTAAACCAAAGAAAATATTCAGTAGCATCA aaaaattttttattggtatcAAACACACATTCGTTGGCCCTTCTGTAGTCGACGAAAAAGCCGAAGAACACAAAGAACAATTCACAGCTTTTATTAGAGAATTCAAAAATGCCTTAAGACACGACGGTCTATGGTTGACATTATCCGTCCTTCCTAACGTCAATAGCACAG TATATTTCGACGTACGTCAACTAGCACCTCATTTAGATTTCGTAACTTtacaaaatttcgatttttacaCACCCGAACGCAACCCTTACGAAGCAGACTACACTTCGCCTTTATACAAAATCTTTGATAGAAAAGATGACGAAAACGGCGATTACCAAGTAACATATTG gaTGACAAATGGTATGCCAGCTAATAAAATCAACTATGGTATACGAACTTTCGGTCGCTCTTGGGTATTAAATTCTGATACCACCGGCGTACCACCTGTAAGCATCGACGAAGGTCCAGGCGAAGCTGGTATCTACACCCAAGAACCCGGTCTTCTCAGTTATAACGAAGTTTGTACTAAAATCGCGAATGCCGCCGAAATTCAAGCTGGTTATCTCGGAAAACTTAGAAAAGTCAATGATCCAACCAAAAAGAAAG GTACCTACGCTTATCGTGAACCCAAAAATGACGTTAAAGGTATTTGGGTATCTTTCGAAGATCCCGATACCGTCGGTCAAATCAGCGCGTATTCGAGAGCCAAAGGAATCGGTGGGGTTGCTGTCATCGATCTTACCTTAGATGATTTCCGTGGTCTATGTAGCGGTGATAAATATCCGTTATTAAGAGCAGCTCGATCTAGACTGTGA
- the LOC130893931 gene encoding DCN1-like protein 2, producing the protein MHKLKSSQREKVKKFISFTQTGENTAIYCLTQNDWKLDLASDNYFQNPDAYYKEPRSVDKKKLESLYSRYKDPNEPDKITVDGIMKFLDDLSLPPESKLVLIIAWKFKAATQCEFTREEFINGMTELGCDNIDKLKARLPTLESELRDNYKFKDFYHFTFNYAKNPGQKGLDLDMAIAYWNIVLKGKFKFLNLWCTFLQENHKRSIPKDTWNLLLDFAQQIADDMSNYDEEGAWPVLIDDFVEWASTRTKENQPHSTSQLE; encoded by the exons ATG CACAAACTGAAATCATCACAGCGAGAAAAGGTTAAGAAATTTATATCTTTTACACAAACTGGTGAGAACACAGCCATATATTGCCTTACTCAGAATGATTGGAAGCTAGATCTAGCTAGTGATAATTACTTCCAGAATCCTGATGCGTATTACAAAGAACCTAGGAGCGTAGACAAAAAGAAACTAGAATCTTTATATAGTAGATACAAGGACCCGAACGAACCAGATAAAATTACAGTTGAtggtataatgaaatttttagacGATTTAAGTTTACCGCCTGAATCGAAGCTCGTTCTGATTATCGCTTGGAAATTCAAAGCCGCCACTCAATGCGAGTTTACTAGGGAGGAATTTATAAACGGAATGACGGAATTAGGTTgtgataatattgataaattgaagGCGCGTCTGCCTACATTAGAAAGTGAATTAAGGGATAATTATAAGTTTAAAGACTTCTATCATTTTACCTTCAATTATGCCAAAAATCCGGGACAGAAAGGATTGGATCTCGATATGGCCATTGCTTACTGGAACATTGTTTTGAAAGGGAAATTTAAGTTTTTGAATTTGTGGTGCACGTTTTTGCAG gaaaatcataaacggtCTATACCGAAAGATACCTGGAACCTTTTGTTAGATTTCGCCCAACAAATCGCGGACGATATGAGCAATTACGATGAGGAAGGCGCTTGGCCTGTGCTCATCGATGATTTCGTCGAATGGGCATCGACACGAACAAAGGAAAATCAACCGCACAGTACGAGCCAACTCGagtaa
- the LOC130894094 gene encoding probable glutamate--tRNA ligase, mitochondrial: MLFLMKYVSKSILYICIRGYKTETAVRVRFAPSPTGYLHLGGLRTALYNYFFAKKHNGTFILRIEDTDQTRLVPGAVEQLQEDLQWSGIIINEGPTQGGTYGPYLQSERLDIYRKQVKVLLDNGSAYHCFCTDKRLQLLKKESLRKQEIPKYDNKCRHLSKENVQANLESGKPSCIRFKITDQEESFDDLIYGRIAYNISLNEGDPVIVKSDGFPTYHFANVVDDHFMNISHVLRGVEWQISTTKHILLYRAFNWKPPLFGHLPLLMNSDGTKLSKRQGDIKINHFRETGIFPQALINFIVHSGGGFTKDLERNVKPKCYSMEELTQQFDITKINSHSGKVMDERLIQFNKLELHKKINDSNELEKLVREVKELLKVAFPKRVENNSIQLNDDQIRDVLRWSATRISKLSDLVSKKFKFVWFIPTHSTVINDEIETLALLKSRLEKKLDDDMSNVNVLLKEFCQDHGIKYREFMHLLRYVLSGIEEGPSIAEMMSILGKENTIKRLEMYVNKTKV; the protein is encoded by the exons atgttatttttaatgaaatatgtttcaaaatcGATACTGTATATTTGTATACGAGGGTATAAAACAGAAACTGCTGTTAGAGTACGATTTGCCCCTAGCCCTACCG GTTATTTACATCTGGGTGGTCTTAGAACGGctctttataattattttttcgcaAAAAAACACAATGGTACATTTATATTGAGAATCGAAGACACTGATCAAACTAGATTAGTTCCTGGAGCAGTGGAACAGTTACAAGAAGATTTACAATGGTCGGGAATTATAATTAACGAAGGACCTACACAGGGTGGTACTTACGGGCCGTATTTACAATCTGAACGATTGGATATTTATAg GAAACAAGTGAAGGTACTATTAGATAACGGATCCGCTTATCACTGTTTTTGCACTGATAAACGGTTGcaacttttgaaaaaagaatcGTTAAGGAAACAAGAGATTCCAAAATATGACAACAAATGTCGTCACTTGAGCAAAGAAAATGTTCAAGCCAATCTTGAGAGTGGAAAACCCTCTTGTATTAGATTCAAA ATCACCGATCAAGAAGAAAGTTTTGATGATTTAATTTATGGCAGAATCGcttataatatttcattaaatgaaGGCGATCCTGTAATCGTTAAATCTGACGGGTTTCCTACTTACCATTTCGCTAATGTCGTTGATGatcattttatgaatatttctcaCGTTCTTAGAGGCGTCGAATGGCAAATATCCACCACTAAACACATTTTACTTTATAG aGCGTTTAATTGGAAACCTCCACTTTTTGGTCATCTACCGTTGCTAATGAATTCAGATGGGACGAAATTGAGTAAAAGACAGggtgatattaaaataaatcattttagaGAAACTGGAATTTTTCCACAGGCTTTAATAAACTTTATTGTTCATTCTGGTGGAGGTTTCACAAAAGATTTAGAAAGAAATGTTAAGCCAAAGTGTTACAGCATGGAAGAATTAACTCAACAG TTTGATATCACTAAAATAAATTCACATTCTGGTAAAGTTATGGACGAGAGGTTAATTCAATTCAACAAGTTAGaattgcataaaaaaataaacgattcgaatgaattagaaaaattagtGAGAGAAGTTAAAGAATTGTTGAAAGTTGCATTTCCGAAAAG GGTAGAAAATAACTCGATTCAACTGAACGACGATCAAATTAGGGACGTTTTGCGTTGGTCTGCAACGAGAATTAGCAAATTATCTGATTtggtatcaaaaaaatttaaatttgtttggTTCATACCGACACATTCTACCGTGATTAATGACGAAATTGAAACTTTGGCTCTTTTAAAATCTcgtttagagaaaaaattagaCGATGATATGAGTAACGTTAATGTTTTGTTGAAAGAATTTTGTCAGGATCATGGTATCAAGTATAGAGAGTTTATGCACTTGTTGAGATACGTTTTGAGCGGAATTGAg GAAGGGCCGAGTATAGCAGAAATGATGTCAATTTTGggtaaagaaaatacaataaaaagattagaaatgtatgtaaataaaaccaaagtttga